In one Modestobacter sp. L9-4 genomic region, the following are encoded:
- a CDS encoding LCP family protein, translating to MSPTRRLAVGVRALAAVLSVLVLAGSGWGWYLAKVAEASLSRTDAIPTDGNVDAQGNGGEAMNLLLVGRDSRAGLTPEQQEEYVTGDPTGLLNTDTMMLVHVPADGSAASFVSLPRDLYVPIPGNGKGKLNSAYGDGYNAAQGEDSDRDSAGAQSLIRTVSQFSGLRIDHYAEINLLGFINLSTIVGGVDVNICKAVDDSVTGAHFDAGPQTLSGSQALLFVRQRHGLPSELDRQRRQQVYLAGMLRNLLSKNLLLDPAKQQAIVKQVGSSVTFDKGLDVFDLAAQLQSVKPGNITFQTLPGLKDDKVDGSDVLVPSDPAALTTFFASLSADPAEAPAPEPPAPVAAAAPADVTVSVFNGSGVKGAAATAATALGTAGFVASSGGNAPANTDRTTIAAAPGDEAKAAAVAAQVPGAAVTVDAAVPAGTVQLTLGKDFQAVGQAVDAPAPAPAPAGTYATTERTAEDTSCII from the coding sequence GTGAGCCCGACGCGCCGGCTGGCCGTCGGCGTCCGGGCCCTGGCCGCCGTGCTGAGCGTCCTGGTCCTCGCCGGCAGCGGCTGGGGCTGGTACCTGGCCAAGGTCGCCGAGGCGAGCCTGAGCCGCACCGACGCCATCCCCACCGACGGCAACGTCGACGCGCAGGGCAACGGCGGCGAGGCGATGAACCTGCTGCTGGTGGGCCGTGACTCCCGCGCCGGGCTGACCCCCGAGCAGCAGGAGGAGTACGTCACCGGCGACCCCACGGGGCTGCTCAACACCGACACGATGATGCTGGTGCACGTGCCCGCCGACGGGTCGGCGGCCTCCTTCGTCAGCCTCCCGCGTGACCTGTACGTGCCGATCCCGGGCAACGGCAAGGGCAAGCTCAACTCCGCCTACGGCGACGGTTACAACGCGGCCCAGGGCGAGGACAGCGACCGGGACTCCGCCGGCGCCCAGTCCCTGATCCGCACGGTCAGCCAGTTCTCCGGCCTGCGGATCGACCACTACGCCGAGATCAACCTGCTCGGCTTCATCAACCTGAGCACGATCGTCGGCGGCGTGGACGTCAACATCTGCAAGGCCGTCGACGACTCGGTCACCGGCGCCCACTTCGACGCGGGCCCGCAGACGCTGTCCGGAAGCCAGGCGCTGCTGTTCGTCCGCCAGCGGCACGGACTGCCCTCCGAGCTGGACCGGCAGCGGCGCCAGCAGGTCTACCTGGCCGGCATGCTGCGCAACCTGCTGTCGAAGAACCTGCTGCTGGACCCCGCCAAGCAGCAGGCGATCGTCAAGCAGGTCGGCAGCAGCGTCACCTTCGACAAGGGCCTCGACGTGTTCGACCTGGCCGCGCAGCTGCAGTCGGTGAAGCCGGGCAACATCACCTTCCAGACCCTCCCCGGGCTGAAGGACGACAAGGTCGACGGGTCCGACGTGCTCGTCCCGTCCGACCCCGCCGCGCTCACGACCTTCTTCGCGTCGCTGAGCGCCGACCCCGCGGAGGCGCCTGCTCCCGAACCGCCGGCGCCGGTCGCCGCGGCGGCACCCGCCGACGTCACGGTCAGCGTGTTCAACGGCTCCGGCGTCAAGGGCGCCGCGGCGACCGCGGCGACCGCGCTGGGCACGGCGGGCTTCGTGGCCAGCAGCGGCGGCAACGCCCCGGCCAACACCGATCGCACCACGATCGCCGCCGCCCCGGGCGACGAGGCGAAGGCCGCCGCGGTGGCCGCGCAGGTGCCCGGTGCCGCGGTGACCGTCGACGCCGCGGTGCCCGCCGGCACCGTGCAGCTGACGCTGGGCAAGGACTTCCAGGCCGTCGGCCAGGCGGTCGACGCGCCGGCCCCGGCACCGGCACCCGCGGGGACGTACGCGACCACGGAGCGCACCGCGGAGGACACCAGCTGCATCATCTGA
- a CDS encoding PHP domain-containing protein has protein sequence MGTMLPPDNHVHSEFSWDTGPRASLLRACEHAVAIGLPAIAFTEHLDFTVWSPGDRATTDGLTDRHPANQLPIDVDVYAETIWEARQRFPQLRVWSGVEAGEPHLFAASVAAHLHASPVDRVLGSLHSLPVDGRLIGVNRLLHSPGVDLVATMRRYLTEMVAMIESSDVFQVLAHCDFPRRYWPGGRDEYPEAVFEEEYRAVFRALAASGRALEVNTTSPLWSVDLLRWYRDEGGDAVSFGSDGHQPQLVGQRFDLAVDVVEQAGFRPGRDRFDFWRR, from the coding sequence ATGGGCACGATGCTGCCGCCGGACAACCACGTGCACTCGGAGTTCTCGTGGGACACCGGGCCCCGGGCCTCGCTGCTGCGCGCCTGCGAGCACGCGGTGGCGATCGGCCTGCCGGCGATCGCCTTCACCGAGCACCTGGACTTCACCGTCTGGAGCCCCGGCGACCGGGCGACCACCGACGGCCTCACCGACCGGCACCCGGCCAACCAGCTGCCCATCGACGTCGACGTCTACGCCGAGACGATCTGGGAGGCCCGGCAGCGTTTCCCCCAGCTGCGGGTCTGGTCCGGCGTCGAGGCCGGCGAGCCGCACCTGTTCGCGGCCAGCGTCGCCGCGCACCTGCACGCCTCGCCCGTCGACCGCGTCCTGGGCTCGCTGCACTCGCTCCCGGTCGACGGGCGGCTGATCGGGGTGAACCGGCTGCTGCACTCCCCCGGCGTCGACCTCGTCGCCACGATGCGCCGCTACCTCACCGAGATGGTGGCGATGATCGAGAGCAGCGACGTCTTCCAGGTGCTGGCGCACTGCGACTTCCCGCGCCGCTACTGGCCGGGCGGCCGCGACGAGTACCCGGAGGCGGTCTTCGAGGAGGAGTACCGGGCGGTCTTCCGGGCGCTGGCGGCCAGCGGCCGGGCCCTGGAGGTCAACACGACCAGCCCGCTGTGGTCGGTCGACCTGCTGCGCTGGTACCGCGACGAGGGCGGTGACGCGGTCAGCTTCGGCAGCGACGGGCACCAGCCGCAGCTGGTCGGGCAGCGCTTCGACCTGGCCGTGGACGTCGTCGAGCAGGCCGGCTTCCGCCCGGGGCGGGACCGCTTCGACTTCTGGCGCCGCTGA
- a CDS encoding ATP-dependent DNA helicase RecQ, producing the protein MTTAVQTDLADEALGVLRELTGRPDAVFREGQDDAVLALVERHQRALVVQRTGWGKSAVYFVSTALLRRRGAGPTVLVSPLLALMRDQVAAASRAGIKAVEISSSNVTEWDDINARLAADDVDVLLVSPERLTNPRFRDEQLPALVDRCGLLVVDEAHCVSDWGHDFRPDYRRIRDLLGQLPAGTPVLATTATANERVVADVAEQLGAGGVEVTTVRGPLARDSLRMGVLRLDSDRARLAWLSAHIGDLPGSGIVYTLTVAAAEETAALLRDAGHEVRAYTGRLDDADRKDAEEALRENRVKALVATSALGMGFDKPDLGFVVHLGAPSSPVSYYQQVGRAGRAVDHADVLLLPGPEDIAIWQWFATSSMPRQDHATAVLTAMADGKAWSVARLETVADVRRSRLELLLKVLAVDGAVERVQGGWRSTGVPWTYDADRYARVTATREAEQRSMLDYAKPVDTAECRMAFLQEALDDPTAAPCGRCDVCAGPWYPTDVPAGASEAASARLDRPGVELAPRAQWPTGADRLGVEVKGKIAAGEQLANGRAVARLTDLGWGQKLRTLLGDDGVGGVASLAEDLEAPSIEEDPDAAFDVAHRVMKPGLASDAPPDEELLRACARVLGAWDWAQRPGAVVAVPSRRRPALVTGVAEGLARVGRLPYLGTMDLVSGGPTGGPGGNSAFRLAGVWQRIVVGPELRARLAELGDAPVLLVDDLADSRWTMTVAGRELRLAGAASVLPFVLALSA; encoded by the coding sequence ATGACGACCGCTGTGCAGACCGATCTGGCCGACGAGGCGCTCGGGGTCCTGCGCGAGCTCACCGGCCGCCCCGACGCCGTCTTCCGCGAGGGGCAGGACGACGCCGTCCTCGCGCTCGTCGAGCGGCACCAGCGTGCGCTGGTCGTGCAGCGCACCGGGTGGGGCAAGTCGGCGGTCTACTTCGTCTCCACCGCGCTGCTGCGCCGCCGCGGCGCCGGCCCCACGGTGCTCGTGAGCCCGCTGCTGGCGCTGATGCGCGACCAGGTGGCCGCTGCGAGCCGCGCGGGCATCAAGGCCGTGGAGATATCCAGCTCCAACGTCACCGAGTGGGACGACATCAACGCCCGGCTCGCCGCCGACGACGTCGACGTCCTGCTGGTCTCCCCGGAGCGGCTGACCAACCCCCGCTTCCGCGACGAGCAGCTGCCGGCCTTGGTCGACCGGTGCGGCCTGCTGGTCGTCGACGAGGCGCACTGCGTCTCCGACTGGGGCCACGACTTCCGCCCCGACTACCGGCGCATCCGCGACCTGCTGGGCCAGCTGCCCGCCGGCACCCCGGTGCTGGCCACCACCGCCACCGCCAACGAGCGCGTCGTCGCCGACGTCGCCGAGCAGCTGGGCGCCGGGGGCGTCGAGGTCACCACCGTCCGCGGCCCGCTGGCGCGGGACTCGCTGCGCATGGGCGTGCTCCGGCTGGACTCCGACCGGGCCCGGCTGGCCTGGCTGTCCGCCCACATCGGCGACCTGCCGGGCAGCGGCATCGTCTACACGCTCACCGTCGCCGCCGCGGAGGAGACCGCGGCCCTGCTGCGGGACGCCGGGCACGAGGTGCGGGCCTACACCGGCCGGCTCGACGACGCCGACCGCAAGGACGCCGAGGAGGCGCTGCGGGAGAACCGGGTCAAGGCCCTGGTCGCCACCTCCGCGCTCGGCATGGGCTTCGACAAGCCCGACCTCGGGTTCGTGGTCCACCTGGGGGCGCCGTCGTCGCCGGTCAGCTACTACCAGCAGGTCGGGCGCGCGGGCCGCGCCGTCGACCACGCCGACGTCCTGCTGCTGCCCGGGCCGGAGGACATCGCGATCTGGCAGTGGTTCGCCACCTCCTCCATGCCCCGCCAGGACCACGCCACGGCGGTGCTCACCGCGATGGCCGACGGCAAGGCGTGGTCGGTCGCCCGGCTGGAGACCGTCGCCGACGTCCGCCGCTCCCGGCTCGAGCTGCTGCTCAAGGTGCTCGCCGTCGACGGGGCGGTCGAGCGGGTGCAGGGCGGGTGGCGCTCCACCGGCGTCCCGTGGACCTACGACGCCGACCGGTACGCCCGGGTCACCGCGACCCGGGAGGCCGAGCAGCGCTCGATGCTCGACTACGCCAAGCCGGTCGACACCGCCGAGTGCCGGATGGCCTTCCTGCAGGAGGCCCTCGACGACCCGACCGCGGCCCCCTGTGGGCGCTGCGACGTGTGCGCCGGCCCCTGGTACCCCACCGACGTCCCGGCCGGCGCCTCCGAGGCCGCCTCGGCCCGGCTGGACCGTCCGGGGGTGGAGCTGGCGCCCCGGGCGCAGTGGCCGACAGGTGCCGACCGGCTCGGGGTCGAGGTGAAGGGCAAGATCGCAGCCGGCGAGCAGCTGGCGAACGGCCGCGCCGTCGCCCGGCTCACCGACCTGGGCTGGGGCCAGAAGCTGCGCACCCTGCTCGGCGACGACGGGGTCGGCGGTGTGGCCTCCCTCGCCGAGGACCTCGAGGCGCCCTCGATCGAGGAGGACCCGGACGCCGCGTTCGACGTGGCTCACCGGGTGATGAAGCCGGGCCTGGCCTCCGACGCGCCTCCGGACGAGGAGCTGCTGAGGGCATGTGCCCGGGTGCTGGGCGCCTGGGACTGGGCGCAGCGCCCCGGTGCCGTGGTGGCCGTCCCCTCCCGGCGGCGGCCCGCACTGGTCACCGGCGTGGCCGAGGGGCTGGCTCGGGTCGGGCGGCTGCCCTACCTGGGCACCATGGACCTCGTCTCCGGTGGCCCCACCGGCGGACCGGGCGGCAACAGCGCCTTCCGGCTGGCCGGGGTGTGGCAGCGGATCGTGGTGGGCCCGGAGCTGCGGGCGCGCCTGGCCGAGCTCGGTGACGCCCCGGTGCTGCTGGTCGACGACCTCGCCGACTCCCGCTGGACGATGACGGTCGCCGGCCGCGAGCTCCGCCTGGCCGGCGCCGCCTCGGTGCTGCCGTTCGTCCTCGCGCTGTCCGCCTGA
- a CDS encoding alpha-ketoglutarate-dependent dioxygenase AlkB encodes MSLAHQPSMWDVAEEATLTPLAGRVVRHQLSRGAWVDHLPGWVEGSDQVLDVLLGDIGWREDRRQMYDREVTVPRLLRWYGGGEALPHPALTDARSALNDHYGPELGEHFVTAGMCLYRDGRDSVAWHGDRIGRSRTEDTMVAIASFGSPRPLMLRPVGGGESLRFTLGHGDLVVMGGSCQRTWEHCIPKTTRAVGPRVSVQYRPRGVA; translated from the coding sequence ATGTCGCTCGCGCACCAGCCGTCCATGTGGGACGTGGCCGAGGAGGCCACGCTCACCCCGCTCGCCGGCCGGGTGGTCAGGCACCAGCTGAGCCGTGGGGCCTGGGTCGACCACCTGCCCGGCTGGGTGGAGGGCTCCGACCAGGTCCTCGACGTGCTGCTGGGCGACATCGGCTGGCGTGAGGACCGGCGCCAGATGTACGACCGCGAGGTGACCGTGCCCCGGCTCCTGCGCTGGTACGGCGGAGGCGAGGCCCTGCCGCACCCGGCGCTCACCGATGCCCGGTCCGCGCTGAACGACCACTACGGCCCCGAGCTCGGCGAGCACTTCGTGACGGCCGGCATGTGCCTGTACCGCGACGGCCGGGACAGCGTGGCCTGGCACGGCGACCGGATCGGTCGCAGTCGCACCGAGGACACGATGGTCGCGATCGCCTCGTTCGGTTCGCCCCGTCCGCTGATGCTCCGTCCGGTGGGTGGCGGCGAGAGCCTGCGCTTCACCCTCGGCCATGGCGACCTCGTGGTCATGGGCGGCTCGTGCCAGCGCACGTGGGAGCACTGCATCCCGAAGACGACGAGGGCGGTCGGACCGCGCGTCAGCGTCCAGTACCGCCCACGCGGGGTCGCCTGA
- a CDS encoding urease subunit gamma, translating to MLSYAAELARRRQARGLKLNLPEATAIVTDHVLEGARDGELVTDLMQSGRTVLTRDDVMDGVPELLEEVQVEATFPDGTKLVTVHHPIP from the coding sequence ATGCTCAGCTACGCCGCCGAGCTCGCCCGTCGTCGCCAGGCGCGCGGCCTGAAGCTCAACCTCCCCGAGGCGACGGCGATCGTCACGGACCACGTCCTCGAGGGCGCCCGGGACGGCGAGCTCGTCACCGACCTCATGCAGTCCGGTCGTACCGTGCTCACCCGGGACGACGTCATGGACGGCGTCCCCGAGCTGCTGGAGGAGGTGCAGGTGGAGGCGACCTTCCCGGACGGGACGAAGCTGGTGACCGTCCACCACCCCATCCCGTGA
- a CDS encoding urease subunit beta: MIPGEVIPAEGFIETLPGVPRVELAVHNSGDRPVQVGSHFHFAQANAALEFDRAAAHGHRLDIAAGTAVRFEPGIQRTVSLVPLAGARVVPGLTAEGGLG; encoded by the coding sequence GTGATCCCGGGCGAGGTCATCCCGGCCGAGGGGTTCATCGAGACCCTGCCGGGGGTGCCGCGGGTGGAGCTCGCGGTGCACAACAGCGGCGATCGGCCGGTGCAGGTCGGGTCGCACTTCCACTTCGCCCAGGCCAACGCCGCGCTGGAGTTCGACCGGGCGGCCGCCCACGGTCACCGGCTCGACATCGCCGCCGGCACCGCCGTCCGGTTCGAGCCGGGCATCCAGCGGACCGTCTCACTCGTCCCCCTGGCCGGCGCCCGCGTCGTCCCGGGGCTGACCGCGGAAGGTGGGCTGGGCTGA
- a CDS encoding urease subunit alpha: MVQLSRERYAQLYGPTVGDRIRLADTDLLIEVTEDRSGGPGLAGEEAVFGGGKVIRESMGQGRATRAEGAPDLVITGAVVLDHWGIVKADVGIRDGRIVALGKAGNPDTMDGVHPDLVIGPGTEVMSGNGKILTAGGIDCHVHFICPQIVPTALGSGMTTLIGGGTGPAEGSKATTITPGDWYLARMLEAMDGMPVNVALLGKGNTVSTESLEEQLRAGASGFKLHEDWGSTPAAIDAALTVAGRNGVPVALHSDTLNEAGFVEDTLAAIAGRSIHAYHTEGAGGGHAPDIITVAGHPNVLPSSTNPTRPHTVNTLDEHLDMLMVCHHLDSSVPEDLAFAESRIRPTTIAAEDLLHDLGAISMIGSDAQAMGRVGEVVMRTWQTAHVMKRRRGSLAGDGAADNLRARRYVAKYTICPAVAHGIDAEVGSVEPGKMADLVLWEPKFFGVRPHAVLKGGMIAWAQMGDANASIPTPQPVLPRPMFGAYGKVPAQTSVHFVAPAALEAGLADRLAIDRRLVAVSDTTRLGKSDMPENTALPDIRVDPDTFTVSVDGDVWEPQPVRDLPMAQRYFLF; this comes from the coding sequence ATGGTGCAGCTGTCCCGCGAGCGCTACGCACAGCTCTACGGCCCCACGGTGGGCGACCGGATCCGGCTGGCCGACACCGACCTGCTCATCGAGGTCACCGAGGACCGCTCCGGCGGGCCCGGGCTGGCCGGTGAGGAAGCGGTCTTCGGCGGCGGCAAGGTCATCCGCGAGTCGATGGGCCAGGGGCGGGCCACCCGCGCCGAGGGTGCCCCCGACCTGGTCATCACCGGCGCGGTCGTGCTCGACCACTGGGGCATCGTCAAGGCCGACGTCGGCATCCGCGACGGCCGCATCGTCGCCCTGGGCAAGGCCGGCAACCCCGACACCATGGACGGCGTCCACCCCGACCTGGTCATCGGGCCGGGCACCGAGGTGATGTCCGGCAACGGCAAGATCCTCACCGCCGGCGGCATCGACTGCCACGTGCACTTCATCTGCCCGCAGATCGTGCCCACCGCGCTGGGCTCGGGCATGACCACGCTCATCGGTGGTGGCACCGGCCCCGCCGAGGGCTCCAAGGCCACCACCATCACCCCCGGCGACTGGTACCTGGCCCGGATGCTCGAGGCGATGGACGGCATGCCGGTCAACGTCGCGCTGCTGGGCAAGGGCAACACGGTCTCCACCGAGTCGCTGGAGGAGCAGCTGCGGGCCGGTGCCAGCGGCTTCAAGCTGCACGAGGACTGGGGGTCCACGCCCGCCGCGATCGATGCCGCGCTCACCGTGGCCGGCCGCAACGGCGTCCCGGTCGCCCTGCACTCCGACACCCTCAACGAGGCCGGCTTCGTCGAGGACACCCTGGCCGCGATCGCCGGCCGGAGCATCCACGCGTACCACACCGAGGGTGCCGGGGGCGGGCACGCGCCGGACATCATCACCGTCGCCGGCCACCCGAACGTGCTGCCCAGCAGCACGAACCCGACCCGGCCGCACACGGTCAACACCCTCGACGAGCACCTCGACATGCTCATGGTCTGCCACCACCTGGACAGCTCGGTGCCCGAGGACCTCGCCTTCGCCGAGAGCCGGATCCGCCCCACCACGATCGCCGCCGAGGACCTGCTGCACGACCTCGGCGCCATCTCGATGATCGGGTCCGACGCCCAGGCGATGGGCCGGGTCGGTGAGGTCGTCATGCGCACCTGGCAGACCGCGCACGTCATGAAGCGCCGCCGCGGGTCGCTGGCCGGCGACGGCGCCGCGGACAACCTGCGCGCCCGCCGGTACGTCGCCAAGTACACGATCTGCCCCGCGGTGGCCCACGGCATCGACGCCGAGGTCGGCTCGGTCGAGCCGGGCAAGATGGCCGACCTCGTGCTGTGGGAGCCCAAGTTCTTCGGGGTGCGGCCGCACGCCGTCCTCAAGGGCGGGATGATCGCCTGGGCGCAGATGGGCGACGCGAACGCCTCGATCCCCACGCCCCAGCCGGTGCTGCCGCGGCCGATGTTCGGCGCCTACGGCAAGGTCCCGGCGCAGACGTCGGTGCACTTCGTCGCCCCTGCCGCGCTCGAGGCGGGCCTGGCCGACCGGCTGGCCATCGACCGGCGCCTGGTCGCGGTCTCCGACACCACCCGGCTGGGCAAGTCCGACATGCCGGAGAACACCGCGCTGCCGGACATCCGGGTCGACCCGGACACCTTCACCGTCTCCGTGGACGGCGACGTCTGGGAGCCCCAGCCGGTGCGCGACCTGCCGATGGCCCAGCGCTACTTCCTGTTCTGA
- a CDS encoding urease accessory protein UreF yields MTAALLALADSRLPAGGHAHSGGVEQAITTGVVLDPVSLAGFLRRRLTTAGAVAAGLAAAACRSADDAAALAALDDEADARTPSPAQRAASRQQGRGLVRVAGRAWPHPAWAALPAQPHHPLALGVAAATAGLTPRDAAHAAAYLAISGPATAAQRLLAMDPITVAAVTARLSPEIDQVADAAADSAAAAAAGELPAGTDPLLDLLAEVHAARNDRFFAS; encoded by the coding sequence ATGACGGCAGCCCTGTTGGCCCTGGCCGACTCCCGGCTCCCCGCCGGGGGTCACGCGCACTCCGGCGGGGTCGAGCAGGCCATCACCACGGGGGTGGTCCTCGACCCGGTGTCGCTGGCCGGCTTCCTCCGCCGGCGGCTGACCACGGCCGGCGCGGTGGCGGCCGGGCTCGCCGCGGCAGCCTGCCGGTCGGCGGACGACGCAGCCGCGCTCGCCGCCCTGGACGACGAGGCCGACGCCCGGACGCCGTCCCCCGCGCAGCGGGCCGCCTCCCGGCAGCAGGGCCGCGGCCTGGTGCGGGTGGCCGGCCGCGCCTGGCCGCACCCGGCCTGGGCCGCGCTGCCTGCCCAGCCGCACCACCCGCTCGCCCTCGGGGTGGCGGCCGCGACCGCCGGGCTCACGCCCCGGGACGCCGCGCACGCCGCCGCCTACCTCGCCATCAGCGGCCCGGCCACCGCTGCCCAGCGCCTGCTGGCGATGGACCCGATCACCGTCGCGGCGGTCACCGCCCGGCTGTCGCCGGAGATCGACCAGGTGGCCGACGCGGCGGCCGACTCCGCCGCCGCCGCTGCGGCCGGTGAGCTGCCGGCCGGCACCGACCCGCTGCTGGACCTGCTCGCCGAGGTCCACGCCGCCCGCAACGACCGGTTCTTCGCCTCATGA
- the ureG gene encoding urease accessory protein UreG: MPPDHNLDDYVDPYSPGHRHGGPLRVGLGGPVGSGKTALAAALCRTLGAEYDLAVVTNDIYTTEDADFLRRNAVLPDDRIEAVQTGCCPHTAIRDDITANLDAVELLEGRHPGLELVLVESGGDNLTASFSYGLVDVQIFVIDVAGGDKVPRKGGPGVTASDLLVVNKTDLAPMVGADLGVMRRDSDAVRGDKPTLLISLREDPAATEVAEWVRQQVRARALQEA; the protein is encoded by the coding sequence ATGCCGCCTGACCACAACCTGGACGACTACGTCGACCCCTACAGTCCCGGACACCGCCACGGCGGTCCGCTGCGGGTGGGGCTCGGCGGCCCGGTCGGCTCGGGGAAGACGGCGCTCGCCGCGGCCCTGTGCCGCACGCTGGGCGCCGAGTACGACCTCGCCGTCGTCACCAACGACATCTACACGACCGAGGACGCCGACTTCCTGCGCCGCAACGCCGTGCTGCCCGACGACCGGATCGAGGCGGTGCAGACCGGCTGCTGCCCGCACACCGCCATCCGTGACGACATCACCGCCAACCTGGACGCCGTCGAGCTGCTGGAGGGCCGGCACCCGGGGCTGGAGCTCGTCCTCGTCGAGTCCGGTGGCGACAACCTGACCGCGTCGTTCAGCTACGGGCTGGTCGACGTGCAGATCTTCGTCATCGACGTCGCCGGCGGGGACAAGGTGCCGCGCAAGGGCGGGCCGGGTGTGACGGCCTCGGACCTGCTGGTGGTCAACAAGACCGACCTCGCCCCGATGGTCGGCGCCGACCTGGGCGTCATGCGCCGGGACTCCGACGCGGTGCGCGGCGACAAGCCCACCCTCCTGATCTCGCTGCGGGAGGACCCGGCCGCCACCGAGGTGGCCGAGTGGGTGCGCCAGCAGGTGCGGGCGCGGGCGCTGCAGGAGGCGTGA
- a CDS encoding urease accessory protein UreD, which yields MRTLVEVVARCDARGRTVLPLLRASGQLAVRRTGPTTVHLVGTAFGPLGGDDAEIRLVVEEGARLSVRSVAAAVVLPARGESPPSRQVVRAEVAGALDLAPEPTVVTARADHRAEVRVQLAEAAELTVTEQVLLGRRGEDPGRWTGTTRVEVGGRAVLHSTVGLGPGAPAWLPPVAPRAYVSTVSIGTPGTDVRTGVDAVRLPLPGGWVGTAWAGELHDAVAAMASVTEDVELLEVAR from the coding sequence ATGAGGACCCTCGTCGAGGTGGTGGCACGGTGCGACGCGCGCGGTCGCACCGTGCTGCCGCTCCTGCGGGCCAGCGGCCAGCTGGCGGTCCGCCGCACCGGGCCCACCACCGTGCACCTGGTCGGCACCGCGTTCGGCCCGCTCGGCGGGGACGACGCGGAGATCCGGCTGGTCGTCGAGGAGGGTGCCCGGCTCAGCGTCCGCTCGGTGGCCGCGGCCGTCGTGCTGCCCGCGCGCGGGGAGTCGCCGCCGTCCCGGCAGGTCGTGCGGGCCGAGGTCGCCGGGGCGCTGGACCTCGCGCCGGAGCCGACGGTGGTCACCGCCCGCGCCGACCACCGCGCCGAGGTACGCGTCCAGCTCGCCGAGGCGGCGGAGCTGACCGTCACCGAGCAGGTGCTGCTCGGCCGGCGGGGTGAGGACCCCGGCCGCTGGACCGGCACCACCCGGGTGGAGGTCGGCGGACGCGCGGTGCTGCACAGCACCGTCGGGCTGGGTCCCGGCGCACCCGCCTGGCTGCCGCCGGTCGCACCCCGCGCCTACGTCTCCACCGTCTCGATCGGCACGCCCGGGACCGACGTCCGCACGGGCGTCGACGCCGTCCGGCTGCCGCTGCCCGGTGGCTGGGTGGGCACCGCGTGGGCGGGGGAGCTGCACGACGCCGTCGCTGCGATGGCGTCCGTGACCGAGGACGTCGAGCTGCTGGAGGTGGCCCGGTGA